The following are encoded in a window of Candidatus Omnitrophota bacterium genomic DNA:
- a CDS encoding phosphotransferase, producing MLLDIHLHSAEHSKCSMADPLSLIRQALKKGVQGVVITEHNYLWSPSEIERIKKKAELQKNFLVLSGQEIRTEIGDVLVYGAEETIKEDMRLEEIRTNYPDAAIIWAHPFRSGKLPSAEQLTSPHIDGVEVFNVNHTPKENHLALKMWHEHRFTAVAGSDAHNEKDAALFSTQFFHPVKDPSELAMEIKLGRCMPFVKEIPRAGSNLILTEIVMGTKGADESRNRFITKKFEGEKNWQKSKNSLRIRQFLHDNGFDSGKYRVPRVLDVNEDEKLYIEEGQRGELLFDTLSYVSPEIGSMYLEMSAEWLAKMHSAGFDIEKAENPLKREVKKFDSYLDSFSQTHNPYRERAARYIERVKRLQKKLFDEERDRFVQCHGDFHPKNIIIGQDRARDISTLFVSVIDFDSSLVISAESDLGCFISQFLYQFHEMPHVTEKYRMEGFVEAYAAARDLKAEDLDRNIKLFMLRTNLSIASFLIKVGKGQSEDMDLVMNGSESLYESLK from the coding sequence ATGCTGCTGGATATACATCTTCATTCGGCCGAACACTCTAAGTGCAGTATGGCCGATCCGCTCTCCCTCATCAGGCAGGCCTTGAAAAAAGGCGTGCAGGGCGTGGTCATAACCGAGCACAATTATTTATGGTCTCCTTCTGAAATCGAACGGATAAAGAAAAAAGCCGAATTGCAGAAGAACTTCCTTGTGCTCTCAGGACAGGAGATAAGGACCGAGATAGGCGATGTACTGGTATACGGGGCGGAGGAGACGATCAAAGAAGACATGCGCCTCGAAGAGATAAGGACCAATTATCCTGATGCCGCGATAATATGGGCCCATCCATTCAGGTCCGGGAAGCTGCCTTCGGCGGAGCAGCTCACCAGCCCGCATATCGACGGGGTGGAGGTATTCAACGTGAACCATACCCCGAAAGAGAACCATCTGGCGCTTAAGATGTGGCACGAACACAGGTTCACCGCCGTTGCCGGAAGCGACGCTCATAACGAAAAGGACGCCGCGCTTTTTTCAACCCAGTTCTTTCATCCGGTGAAGGACCCTTCGGAACTGGCCATGGAGATCAAGCTCGGCAGGTGCATGCCTTTTGTAAAAGAGATACCCAGGGCGGGGAGCAATCTTATTCTGACCGAAATAGTGATGGGCACAAAGGGCGCCGACGAATCAAGGAACCGCTTTATAACGAAGAAGTTCGAGGGCGAGAAGAACTGGCAGAAATCCAAGAATTCCCTGAGGATCAGGCAATTCCTGCACGATAACGGTTTTGATTCCGGAAAGTACAGGGTCCCCAGGGTCCTGGACGTAAATGAAGATGAGAAACTCTATATTGAAGAAGGCCAGAGGGGGGAACTTCTTTTTGATACCCTTAGCTATGTTTCCCCGGAGATAGGATCGATGTACCTTGAGATGTCCGCCGAGTGGCTTGCCAAAATGCATTCTGCCGGTTTCGATATCGAAAAGGCGGAAAACCCGCTTAAGCGGGAAGTGAAAAAGTTCGATTCTTATCTCGATTCGTTCAGCCAAACGCATAATCCCTACAGGGAGAGAGCAGCCCGCTACATCGAACGGGTGAAGCGTCTCCAGAAAAAGCTCTTCGACGAGGAGAGAGACAGGTTCGTTCAGTGCCACGGTGATTTTCATCCCAAGAACATAATCATAGGCCAGGACAGGGCGCGGGACATAAGCACTTTGTTCGTTTCGGTGATAGATTTCGATAGTTCGCTTGTCATTTCTGCCGAATCGGATCTGGGTTGCTTTATTTCGCAGTTCCTGTACCAGTTCCATGAGATGCCCCATGTGACCGAAAAATACCGGATGGAGGGTTTTGTCGAAGCCTATGCTGCCGCAAGAGACCTCAAGGCGGAGGATCTGGACAGGAACATAAAGCTTTTCATGCTGCGGACTAATCTCAGCATAGCATCTTTTCTTATTAAAGTAGGTAAAGGCCAGAGCGAGGACATGGATCTGGTGATGAATGGATCGGAATCGCTATATGAAAGCCTTAAATAA